Proteins from a genomic interval of Piscinibacter sp. HJYY11:
- a CDS encoding ABC transporter permease, with protein MRFVNRHPGPGGRWLLMLLPLILLVAVYATGSALRLADNPDDKLLPSATQMAEAIDRMAFTEDERTGEILLWTDTAASLVRLGLGLGISALAGLCLGIAAGAFPLLRAPLSPMLALLSMVPPVAILPILFIVFGLEELSKVMLIVIGVTPVLARDLEQRAREIPREVLVKAQTLGANSWTLVLRVILPQLASRLLVSLRLMLGSAWLFLICAEAISATAGLGYRIFLVRRYMAMDVILPYVVWITLLAWLMDYGLRRLNQWCFPWSVGDKP; from the coding sequence ATGCGCTTCGTCAACCGTCATCCGGGGCCGGGTGGGCGGTGGCTGCTGATGCTGCTGCCGCTGATCCTGCTCGTCGCCGTCTATGCCACCGGCTCGGCCCTGCGCCTGGCCGACAACCCGGACGACAAGCTGCTGCCCAGCGCCACGCAGATGGCCGAGGCCATCGACCGCATGGCCTTCACCGAAGACGAGCGCACCGGCGAGATCCTGCTGTGGACGGACACCGCGGCGAGCCTCGTGCGGCTGGGCCTGGGCCTCGGCATCTCGGCGCTGGCGGGCCTGTGCCTGGGCATCGCGGCTGGCGCCTTCCCGCTGCTGCGCGCGCCGCTGTCGCCGATGCTCGCGCTGCTGTCGATGGTGCCGCCGGTGGCGATCCTGCCCATCCTCTTCATCGTGTTCGGGCTGGAAGAGCTGTCGAAGGTGATGCTGATCGTGATCGGCGTCACGCCGGTCCTGGCGCGCGACCTGGAGCAGCGCGCCCGCGAGATCCCGCGCGAGGTGCTGGTGAAGGCGCAGACGCTGGGCGCCAACAGCTGGACGCTGGTGCTGCGCGTCATCCTCCCGCAGCTCGCCTCGCGGCTGCTGGTGTCGCTGCGGCTGATGCTCGGCTCGGCGTGGCTCTTCCTCATCTGCGCCGAAGCCATCTCGGCGACCGCCGGCCTCGGCTACCGCATCTTCCTCGTGCGCCGCTACATGGCGATGGACGTGATCCTGCCCTACGTGGTGTGGATCACCCTGCTCGCCTGGCTGATGGACTACGGCCTGCGCCGCCTCAACCAGTGGTGCTTCCCGTGGTCGGTGGGAGACAAGCCATGA
- a CDS encoding putative urea ABC transporter substrate-binding protein, which produces MFSRQLVGALALSLASLCGTAAHAAPKTQFNVCWTIYAGWMPWEYAGTQGIVDKWAKKYGINIKVTQLNDYVESINQYTAGQFDGCTMTNMDALTIPAAGGVDSTALIPGSYSNGNDGIVLKGAGKTLKDLKGQNVHLVQFSVSHYLLARGLDQAGLRERDIKVVNTSDADITGAFGTPKVTAAVTWNPQLATIAATPGAVKVFDSSQVPGEIIDLMVVNTATLKDNPALGKALTGAWFEVMALMKAGNTPALTHMAKASGTTLADYQSQLKTTALMFTPADAVSFVTSPKLADTMKRVAKFSFDKKLLGEGAKSADAIGVAFPGGAVNGNAKNTKLRFDDTYLRLAADGKL; this is translated from the coding sequence ATGTTCTCGCGTCAACTCGTGGGCGCCCTCGCCCTCAGCCTTGCCAGCCTGTGCGGCACCGCCGCCCACGCCGCACCCAAGACCCAGTTCAACGTCTGCTGGACGATCTACGCCGGATGGATGCCGTGGGAATACGCCGGCACGCAGGGCATCGTCGACAAGTGGGCCAAGAAGTACGGCATCAACATCAAGGTCACGCAGCTCAACGACTACGTCGAGTCGATCAACCAGTACACCGCAGGCCAGTTCGACGGCTGCACCATGACCAACATGGACGCGCTGACCATCCCCGCCGCCGGCGGCGTCGACAGCACGGCCCTGATCCCCGGCAGCTACTCCAACGGCAACGACGGCATCGTGCTCAAGGGCGCCGGCAAGACGCTCAAGGACCTGAAGGGCCAGAACGTGCACCTGGTGCAGTTCTCGGTCTCGCACTACCTGCTCGCCCGCGGCCTTGACCAGGCCGGCCTGCGCGAGCGTGACATCAAGGTCGTCAACACGTCCGACGCCGACATCACCGGCGCCTTCGGCACGCCCAAGGTCACGGCTGCCGTCACGTGGAACCCGCAGCTCGCGACCATCGCCGCCACGCCCGGGGCGGTGAAGGTGTTCGACTCCAGCCAGGTGCCTGGCGAGATCATCGACCTGATGGTCGTCAACACCGCCACGCTGAAGGACAACCCCGCGCTCGGCAAGGCACTCACCGGCGCCTGGTTCGAGGTGATGGCGCTGATGAAGGCCGGCAACACGCCCGCGCTCACGCACATGGCCAAGGCCTCGGGCACCACGCTCGCCGACTACCAGTCGCAGCTCAAGACCACGGCGTTGATGTTCACGCCGGCCGACGCGGTGAGTTTCGTCACCAGCCCGAAGCTTGCCGACACGATGAAGCGCGTGGCGAAGTTCTCCTTCGACAAGAAGCTGCTCGGCGAAGGGGCGAAGAGCGCCGACGCGATCGGCGTGGCCTTCCCGGGCGGTGCGGTCAACGGCAACGCCAAGAACACCAAGCTGCGCTTCGACGACACCTACCTGCGCCTGGCGGCCGACGGCAAGCTCTGA
- a CDS encoding SagB family peptide dehydrogenase produces MPKLLWVALPLLAAAVLLAVQMLRGRRPSRQALNVASSVLLLAYLLATAGLGIFWVANQQLPVFDWHYLFGYGTVLLVALHLVFNFRVVWRFFMRRRSREVAPGPEHRAALPQPARRGALATLGIAAAASLAYALGWRHGRRDVAAPDRPDAATDSAEPGIVERFHALTSHSRTGVLTSVPLVDWGAAPAPFKRYAKAVPVRLPGPGARRATPLDLGALADILWHTTGVTQSRGGLILRASPSSGALFSTELYLAVRALPGLAPGVWHHDAESHALAPLGAADAAAMLQAAVFDEAARDAPVLVVATAVFRRTGRKYGDRTYRYVLADLGHALENLRVAARVFDVPMRLLPAFDEARVAQALGVDQADEGVLAITALGAPSPPPATPAVGRPGLRPPSPAGHLPSLGVTGAIHTATSLQAASSPHVETVPTHAERAAPAAAATLPPLPRTPPLAPDWLAVIAKRRSVRRFAGAPLPLPALAGVLSGLGGAGPMLSHAVRVNLVVNHVAGLAPGAYRYDAERHALAPRRAPLALRAAAGAAGLDQDVITDAHVVFVLSIDRERFAADPLGAARGYRHAFLEAGLIGERVYLEAGAGGLGACGVGAFYDDEAAALVGVDPAQEWVVHFAALGVKA; encoded by the coding sequence ATGCCCAAGCTGCTGTGGGTTGCGCTGCCACTGCTGGCGGCGGCTGTGCTCCTGGCCGTGCAGATGCTGCGCGGCCGCAGGCCCTCGCGCCAGGCGCTCAACGTGGCCTCGAGCGTGCTGCTGCTGGCCTACCTGCTGGCCACCGCCGGGCTGGGGATCTTCTGGGTCGCGAACCAGCAGCTGCCGGTGTTCGACTGGCACTACCTCTTCGGCTACGGCACGGTGCTGCTCGTCGCGCTGCACCTCGTCTTCAACTTCCGGGTGGTGTGGCGCTTCTTCATGCGCCGGCGTTCGCGCGAGGTTGCGCCCGGGCCCGAGCATCGCGCAGCCCTGCCGCAGCCTGCACGGCGCGGGGCGCTCGCGACGCTCGGCATTGCTGCGGCCGCCAGCCTGGCCTACGCGCTCGGGTGGCGACACGGGCGTCGCGACGTGGCCGCGCCTGACCGCCCAGACGCCGCGACCGACAGCGCAGAGCCCGGCATCGTCGAACGTTTCCATGCGCTCACGTCGCACTCGCGTACTGGCGTGTTGACGAGCGTGCCCCTCGTGGACTGGGGGGCCGCGCCGGCGCCGTTCAAGCGGTACGCCAAGGCGGTGCCGGTCCGCCTGCCCGGGCCAGGCGCGCGGCGCGCCACACCGCTCGACCTGGGCGCGCTCGCCGACATCCTGTGGCACACGACCGGCGTGACGCAGTCGCGCGGCGGGCTCATCCTGCGGGCATCGCCGTCGTCGGGCGCACTCTTCTCGACCGAGCTCTACCTCGCGGTGCGCGCGCTCCCCGGCCTGGCGCCGGGGGTGTGGCACCACGATGCGGAGTCTCATGCGCTCGCACCGCTCGGCGCGGCAGACGCGGCCGCGATGCTGCAGGCCGCTGTCTTCGACGAGGCCGCGCGCGACGCGCCGGTGCTGGTCGTCGCGACAGCAGTCTTTCGGCGCACCGGCCGCAAGTACGGTGACCGGACCTATCGCTACGTGCTCGCGGACCTGGGGCATGCGCTCGAAAACCTGCGGGTCGCGGCCCGCGTCTTCGACGTTCCGATGCGGCTCTTGCCCGCCTTCGACGAAGCGCGCGTCGCACAGGCGCTGGGCGTGGACCAGGCAGACGAAGGCGTGCTGGCGATCACCGCCCTCGGAGCGCCGTCCCCACCACCCGCCACGCCTGCGGTGGGCCGGCCTGGGCTGCGCCCACCTTCACCGGCTGGCCACTTACCCTCGCTCGGCGTCACCGGTGCCATCCACACGGCAACGTCGTTGCAGGCGGCCTCGTCACCGCACGTGGAGACCGTGCCGACGCATGCCGAACGCGCTGCACCGGCGGCCGCCGCCACCCTGCCCCCACTGCCCCGCACCCCGCCCCTCGCGCCCGACTGGCTGGCGGTGATCGCGAAACGCCGCTCGGTGCGCCGCTTCGCGGGCGCGCCACTGCCGCTGCCCGCACTCGCCGGCGTGCTGTCGGGCCTGGGTGGTGCGGGGCCGATGCTGTCGCACGCCGTGCGCGTGAACCTCGTCGTCAACCACGTGGCGGGCCTCGCACCCGGCGCCTACCGCTACGACGCAGAGCGTCACGCCCTGGCACCGCGCCGTGCCCCGCTGGCGTTGCGCGCGGCCGCCGGCGCAGCGGGGCTGGACCAGGACGTCATCACCGACGCCCACGTCGTCTTCGTGCTGTCGATCGACCGCGAGCGCTTCGCCGCCGACCCGCTCGGCGCCGCGCGCGGCTACCGCCACGCCTTCCTCGAGGCCGGGCTCATCGGCGAGCGTGTCTACCTCGAAGCCGGCGCCGGTGGCCTGGGCGCGTGCGGCGTGGGCGCCTTCTACGACGACGAGGCGGCCGCGCTGGTGGGCGTGGACCCGGCGCAGGAGTGGGTCGTGCACTTCGCGGCCCTCGGCGTGAAGGCCTAG
- a CDS encoding methyl-accepting chemotaxis protein, protein MFKQTRLGTRLALAFGALIVMGALVAAFGINGLMRLDTVNDALYEKELLGISYVKEANINLIYAARARGQYTLATNDEERQAARKTYQESVDNMRMWLDRARPLFYLKKGQDEFDRLEAMIKVWLPAADAYFTAAAAKALQARDADLAKLDLAVRQSNKTVDDQLTLLTKLKEENGARAAKEGTELFKLMSIVMGVLTAVSAVCGVVVGVLITRGITRSLGGEPADVAQVANAVATGDLTTRIDTSRASPGSVVAAMDHMQQSLRKVVSQVRSSSDSIATGSSQIATGNADLSQRTEEQASNLQQTAASMEQLTATVKTNADTARQATQLAATATQAAGQGGAVVGQVVQTMEGITASSKKIADIIGVIDGIAFQTNILALNAAVEAARAGEQGRGFAVVASEVRTLAQRSAGAAKEIKGLITESVEKVEAGSLQVGEAGRAMDDIVLQVKRVSDLIGEIGSATQEQTQGISQIGDAVSQLDQVTQQNAALVEESAAAADSLKQQASRLVEAVGIFTLDDSDRRIGAPV, encoded by the coding sequence ATGTTCAAGCAAACCCGGCTCGGCACACGCCTGGCCCTCGCGTTCGGCGCCCTCATCGTGATGGGCGCATTGGTGGCTGCCTTCGGCATCAACGGGCTGATGCGGCTCGACACCGTGAATGACGCTCTCTACGAGAAAGAACTGCTCGGCATTTCCTATGTCAAGGAAGCCAACATCAACCTGATCTACGCGGCCAGAGCACGCGGCCAATACACCCTGGCCACCAACGATGAAGAGCGCCAGGCCGCGCGCAAGACCTACCAGGAATCCGTCGACAACATGCGCATGTGGCTCGACAGGGCGCGGCCCCTCTTCTATCTGAAGAAGGGCCAGGACGAATTCGACCGGCTCGAGGCCATGATCAAGGTCTGGCTGCCCGCGGCCGATGCCTATTTCACCGCCGCGGCCGCCAAGGCGCTGCAAGCCCGTGATGCCGATCTCGCCAAGCTGGATCTCGCCGTCAGGCAGTCGAACAAGACCGTCGACGACCAGCTCACCCTGCTCACCAAGCTGAAGGAGGAGAACGGTGCCCGCGCCGCCAAGGAGGGCACCGAGCTCTTCAAGCTCATGAGCATCGTGATGGGTGTGCTGACCGCGGTCAGCGCCGTGTGCGGCGTCGTCGTGGGCGTGCTGATCACCCGCGGGATCACCCGCTCGCTGGGCGGAGAACCCGCCGACGTGGCCCAGGTGGCAAACGCCGTGGCCACCGGTGACCTCACCACCCGCATCGACACCTCGCGTGCTTCGCCGGGCAGCGTGGTTGCCGCGATGGACCACATGCAGCAGTCGCTGCGCAAGGTGGTGAGCCAGGTGCGCTCCAGCAGCGACAGCATCGCCACCGGCTCCTCACAGATCGCCACCGGCAACGCCGACCTCAGCCAGCGCACCGAAGAGCAGGCGAGCAACCTCCAGCAGACCGCGGCGTCGATGGAGCAGCTCACGGCCACGGTCAAGACCAACGCCGACACCGCGCGCCAGGCGACGCAGCTCGCGGCCACCGCGACGCAGGCGGCTGGCCAGGGAGGCGCCGTGGTGGGACAGGTGGTGCAGACGATGGAAGGCATCACCGCGTCCAGCAAGAAGATCGCCGACATCATCGGCGTCATCGATGGCATCGCGTTCCAGACCAACATCCTCGCGCTGAACGCCGCCGTGGAAGCGGCGCGTGCCGGCGAGCAAGGCCGCGGTTTCGCGGTCGTCGCGAGCGAGGTCCGCACGCTGGCCCAGCGCTCGGCTGGCGCCGCGAAGGAAATCAAGGGGCTCATCACCGAAAGCGTGGAAAAAGTGGAAGCCGGCAGCCTGCAGGTCGGCGAAGCCGGCCGTGCGATGGACGACATCGTGCTGCAGGTCAAGCGTGTCAGCGACCTGATCGGCGAGATCGGTTCGGCCACCCAGGAGCAGACCCAGGGCATCAGCCAGATCGGCGACGCGGTGAGCCAGCTCGACCAGGTGACCCAGCAGAACGCCGCCCTCGTGGAAGAAAGCGCGGCCGCCGCCGACAGCCTCAAGCAGCAGGCCTCTCGCCTGGTGGAGGCGGTGGGCATCTTCACGCTCGACGACAGCGACCGCCGCATCGGCGCCCCGGTCTGA
- a CDS encoding chemotaxis protein CheW has product MDMIQEGLQVARQVAATRPATAASAEYLSFRLGAEEYGIDLLKVQEIRSYEAPTRIANAPRFVKGVLNLRGVIMPVVDPRMTLDCERADVDDFTVVIVLNVCDRLVGVVVDSVSDVLALGPADIRPAPEMAVNSETRFINGIASVQERTLILLDIESLMAGPSMGLVGVQADAGLA; this is encoded by the coding sequence ATGGACATGATCCAGGAAGGCCTGCAGGTCGCGCGGCAGGTCGCCGCCACGCGGCCGGCGACGGCCGCCTCGGCTGAATACCTCAGCTTCCGGCTCGGCGCCGAGGAGTACGGGATCGACCTGCTGAAAGTGCAGGAGATCCGTTCGTACGAAGCCCCGACGCGCATCGCGAACGCACCGCGCTTCGTCAAGGGGGTGCTCAACCTGCGCGGCGTCATCATGCCGGTCGTCGACCCGCGCATGACCCTCGACTGCGAGCGCGCCGATGTCGACGACTTCACGGTGGTGATCGTCCTCAACGTCTGCGATCGGCTCGTGGGCGTGGTGGTCGATTCGGTGAGCGACGTGCTGGCCCTGGGCCCCGCCGACATCCGGCCGGCGCCGGAGATGGCGGTGAACTCGGAGACGCGCTTCATCAACGGCATCGCCTCGGTGCAGGAGCGCACCCTCATCCTGCTGGACATCGAGTCGCTGATGGCCGGCCCCTCGATGGGGCTGGTCGGCGTGCAGGCCGACGCAGGCTTGGCGTGA
- a CDS encoding response regulator, with amino-acid sequence MTEGPRSYSTIDVAKRLGISLQTVQRWVDSGRLKAWKTPGGHRRIDARSAEALFAQHEQAAGVDEPTVSPAPASPRPVGVVVVDDDVVDRELLATLVQAALPGALLRVASNGFQGLVMIAKFAPEIVVTDVHMPHMDGIEMIRNVLADAATRPRLMIAVSAKTAKELAEFGQLPSEVVLLQKPLERDAFIKALQAA; translated from the coding sequence ATGACCGAGGGCCCGCGCTCCTACTCGACGATCGACGTCGCCAAGCGTCTGGGCATCTCGCTCCAGACGGTGCAGCGCTGGGTGGACTCCGGCCGCCTCAAGGCCTGGAAGACGCCCGGCGGCCACCGCCGCATCGACGCACGAAGCGCCGAGGCACTGTTTGCGCAGCACGAGCAGGCCGCCGGCGTCGACGAACCCACTGTCTCTCCGGCACCGGCGTCGCCGCGGCCGGTAGGTGTGGTGGTCGTCGACGACGATGTCGTCGACCGCGAGCTGCTCGCGACGCTGGTCCAGGCGGCGCTGCCGGGTGCGCTCTTGCGAGTGGCCAGCAATGGCTTCCAGGGCCTCGTGATGATCGCGAAGTTCGCCCCCGAGATCGTGGTGACCGACGTCCATATGCCGCACATGGACGGCATCGAGATGATCCGCAACGTGCTCGCCGACGCGGCCACCCGGCCCCGGCTCATGATCGCCGTGTCGGCGAAGACCGCGAAGGAGCTCGCCGAGTTCGGCCAGCTCCCCTCCGAGGTCGTGCTGCTTCAAAAGCCCCTGGAGCGCGACGCGTTCATCAAGGCCCTGCAAGCCGCCTGA
- a CDS encoding sensor histidine kinase KdpD: MPRFFLWDGLRKAFCRRACGDLEAEPQATRKALAEALADNARLLDERRDTALQIREKNRFLGSLSHELRAPLNAIIGFSEVLASSPLTPDSGKRHEFARHIHTSGRHLLRLINDVLELSTVDAEGREFVPEQVDLRELIARVADLLHTPLLRRRLQLTVDVKAEVAAVVVDRVGLKQALLRLLTHAADMAPEGTVLTVRARLQSPEGCRIEVQLAPSFEGRGKQALGSPSVNLMLARRWAEARGGAAGQFIDAGLGTTLYLVLNLFQPVDPLRRQKSRSSVSPPEP, translated from the coding sequence TTGCCCCGCTTCTTTCTTTGGGATGGGCTGCGAAAGGCCTTCTGCAGGCGTGCCTGCGGCGATCTCGAAGCCGAACCCCAGGCGACGCGCAAGGCGCTGGCGGAGGCGCTCGCCGACAACGCGCGCCTGCTCGACGAACGACGCGACACGGCCCTGCAGATCAGAGAGAAGAACCGGTTCCTCGGGAGCCTGTCGCATGAGCTGCGCGCGCCGCTGAACGCGATCATCGGGTTCTCGGAAGTCCTGGCCTCGAGCCCCCTCACGCCCGACTCGGGCAAGCGACACGAGTTTGCCCGGCACATCCACACCAGCGGTCGCCACCTGCTGCGGCTCATCAACGACGTCCTCGAGTTGTCGACCGTGGACGCCGAGGGCCGCGAGTTCGTGCCTGAGCAGGTGGATCTGCGCGAGCTGATCGCGCGCGTGGCAGACCTGCTGCACACGCCGCTCTTGCGCAGGCGCTTGCAACTCACGGTGGACGTGAAGGCCGAGGTGGCCGCCGTCGTGGTGGACCGGGTGGGCCTCAAGCAGGCCTTGCTGCGCCTGCTGACGCACGCGGCCGACATGGCGCCCGAAGGCACCGTCCTCACGGTGCGTGCGCGGCTGCAGTCGCCGGAGGGCTGCCGGATCGAAGTGCAGCTTGCGCCCTCGTTCGAGGGCCGCGGCAAGCAGGCGCTGGGTTCACCGAGCGTGAACCTGATGCTGGCCCGCCGCTGGGCCGAGGCCCGGGGCGGCGCCGCCGGGCAGTTCATCGACGCCGGCCTGGGCACCACCCTGTATCTGGTGCTGAACCTTTTTCAGCCCGTCGACCCCCTGCGGCGCCAGAAGTCTCGCAGCAGCGTCAGTCCCCCCGAGCCTTGA
- a CDS encoding BLUF domain-containing protein: protein MSDQHPLEAIVYVSASVQPMGDGRLEALLVEARRLNLESGVTGALIYSDGVFMQYFEGEPGPMAQTYERIRKSRQHSRLVELMNEPIGAREFPDWHMALAQPSQSELLAISTANWVVEGARSRARASARSQGSGGLTLLRDFWRRRGSTG from the coding sequence ATGTCCGACCAGCACCCCCTCGAAGCCATCGTCTATGTCAGCGCCAGCGTCCAGCCGATGGGCGACGGCCGGCTGGAAGCGCTGCTGGTCGAGGCACGGCGCCTGAATCTGGAGAGCGGCGTGACGGGCGCGCTGATCTACAGCGATGGCGTCTTCATGCAGTACTTCGAGGGCGAGCCCGGGCCCATGGCGCAGACCTATGAGCGCATCCGCAAAAGCCGCCAGCACTCGCGCCTGGTCGAGCTGATGAACGAGCCCATCGGGGCGCGCGAGTTTCCCGACTGGCACATGGCACTGGCTCAGCCCTCCCAGTCGGAGCTGCTGGCCATCTCGACGGCCAACTGGGTGGTGGAGGGTGCACGATCCCGCGCACGCGCCAGCGCGCGCAGTCAAGGCTCGGGGGGACTGACGCTGCTGCGAGACTTCTGGCGCCGCAGGGGGTCGACGGGCTGA